A genomic segment from Aspergillus puulaauensis MK2 DNA, chromosome 1, nearly complete sequence encodes:
- a CDS encoding DUF2855 family protein (COG:S;~EggNog:ENOG410PN3E;~InterPro:IPR021276;~PFAM:PF11017): MPLHLEALNSTIAQFLMEVHVVSKADNQKHAVAALDTLHDESHSLASSSVRVWPLLIALTSNNLSYARGGDLLHWWDTYPVPAALSAPYNDQKSWGIVPAWGFGVVTESSTDISRGTLLWGFWPTANIPVSLQLQPSKPKGYWAETSESRQRLMTIYNIYSEEGRIDLPETMPTTSIASLLGEDTLNRLAWTTLFRPIWQTGYLLSRHTFTSSPASLLPVHPLGIDRPWTATDADISAAVVISLSASSKTARSFAYHMFRRSSAEERPLGFLQVSQTPELLEAVPEKLVTDVPAKAVKYEQVGEAMEWIGGLKPARIVLVDFGARAGTLVRFVDAIEGHSNFGGAKTTIVNVGSEQKVYSTDDIKENRASMQTMGKIQFNTSAVRDTAIRQTSADDYYAHVQPVWDDWLRVSHDIMPDIRVTLGWGVSGEEGIERGWSRLCQGSVDTQEGLVYTM; this comes from the exons ATGCCATTACATCTTGAAGCCTTAAATTCCACTATCGCCCAGTTCTTGATGGAGGTCCATGTTGTATCCAAAGCAGACAATCAGAAGCATGCAGTTGCAGCGCTAGATACCCTCCATGACGAGAGCCACAGTCTTGCCTCATCTAGTGTTCGCGTCTGGCCACTGCTGATTGCTCTCACCTCGAATAACCTCAGTTATGCCCGTGGCGGCGATCTCCTGCATTG GTGGGATACGTACCCCGTCCCTGCAGCGCTCTCCGCGCCATACAACGACCAGAAATCCTGGGGCATCGTCCCTGCATGGGGCTTTGGAGTTGTAACAGAATCATCAACGGACATTTCCCGGGGAACTCTCTTATGGGGATTCTGGCCGACCGCAAACATCCCCGTCTCGCTGCAACTCCAGCCCTCCAAGCCGAAGGGCTACTGGGCCGAGACCAGCGAGTCCCGTCAGCGTCTCATGACCATTTATAACATTTACTCGGAGGAAGGCCGGATTGACCTTCCCGAAACTATGCCGACGACTAGCATCGCGTCACTCCTCGGTGAAGACACCCTCAATCGCCTGGCGTGGACCACCCTCTTCCGTCCAATTTGGCAGACGGGATACCTCCTCAGCCGCCACACCTTCACATCGAGCCCGGCATCTCTCTTGCCAGTTCATCCGCTGGGTATAGATCGCCCCTGGACAGCGACGGACGCGGACATCTCTGCTGCCGTGGTGATCAGTCTCTCCGCGTCGAGCAAGACAGCCCGGTCATTTGCATACCACATGTTCCGTCGGTCTTCAGCAGAGGAGCGACCCTTGGGTTTTCTGCAGGTCTCGCAGACGCCGGAACTGTTGGAGGCAGTGCCAGAGAAGCTAGTTACCGATGTCCCTGCCAAGGCCGTGAAGTACGAGCAGGTGGGCGAGGCGATGGAATGGATTGGCGGattgaagccggcgaggaTTGTGCTTGTAGATTTTGGCGCACGCGCCGGGACGCTCGTGCGGTTTGTCGACGCGATTGAAGGACATTCGAATTTTGGAGGTGCCAAGACGACTATTGTAAATGTTGGTTCGGAACAGAAG GTCTACTCCACCGATGATATCAAAGAAAACCGCGCCTCTATGCAAACGATGGGTAAGATCCAGTTTAACACCTCCGCAGTTCGTGATACAGCCATCAGGCAGACCAGTGCGGACGATTATTACGCCCATGTCCAGCCTGTGTGGGACGACTGGCTGCGAGTTAGCCACGATATCATGCCTGATATTCGGGTTACGTTAGGATGGGGAGTCTCCGGCGAAGAGGGCATTGAGAGAGGATGGAGCCGGCTGTGTCAGGGATCAGTGGACACTCAGGAAGGATTGGTGTATACCAtgtag
- the luA gene encoding 3-isopropylmalate dehydratase LEU1 (BUSCO:EOG09260SL3;~COG:E;~EggNog:ENOG410PH7V;~InterPro:IPR004431,IPR004430,IPR033941,IPR033940, IPR001030,IPR012235,IPR018136,IPR036008,IPR015931, IPR015928,IPR000573;~PFAM:PF00330,PF00694;~go_component: GO:0009316 - 3-isopropylmalate dehydratase complex [Evidence IEA];~go_function: GO:0003861 - 3-isopropylmalate dehydratase activity [Evidence IEA];~go_function: GO:0051539 - 4 iron, 4 sulfur cluster binding [Evidence IEA];~go_process: GO:0009098 - leucine biosynthetic process [Evidence IEA]), with amino-acid sequence MPGADRKPKTLYDKVLDAHIVNEQEDGTILLYIDRHLVHEVTSPQAFEGLKNASRKVRRPDCTLVTVDHNIPTTSRKNFKNVDEFIEENDSRLQCSTLEENVKDFGLTYFGMGDKRQGIVHVIGPEQGFTLPGTTVVCGDSHTSTHGAFGALAFGIGTSEVEHVLATQTLITRRSKNMRIQVDGELPAGVTSKDVVLHIIGLIGTAGGTGCVIEFCGSVIRGLSIEARMSMCNMSIEGGARAGMVAPDEITFEYLKGRPLAPKYDSAEWKKAVNYWSSLASDDDAVYDKTVLVDAKDIVPTISWGTSPQDVIPITGVVPGPDDFEDESRKLACTRALEYMGLTTGTPLRDVTVDKVFIGSCTNSRIEDLRAAAKVVRGKQVAANIKRAMVVPGSGLVKQQAEAEGLDKIFVDAGFEWREAGCSMCLGMNPDILSPQERCASTSNRNFEGRQGYGGRTHLMSPAMAATAAIVGKLADVREHVPESPRLGKVQPKLDVRPEAEEVDTEEELDHILDQPADDQPHTNTSAPTSSSTGLPKFTTLKGITAPMDRSNVDTDAIIPKQFLKTIKRTGLGSALFYELRYKNGEENPDFILNQGIYRNSKILVVTGPNFGCGSSREHAPWALLDFGIKCIIAPSFADIFYNNTFKNGMLPVVVSDSDQLSKIADEGRAGREVEIDLVNQEIKDASGNKLASFDVDGFRKHCLVNGLDDIGLTLQMADKIKSFETKRTLETPWLDGKAYLKRGRRGGPTMVEAAPVPKTNRGDVKGEPLEW; translated from the exons ATGCCTGGTGCTGACCGGAAACCCAAGACCTTATATGACAAGGTCTTGGATGCTCATATCGTGAATGAGCAAGAGGATGGCACGATCCTGCTTTATATCG ATAGACATCTGGTCCACGAAGTGACTTCTCCA CAAGCCTTTGAGGGCCTGAAGAATGCGAGCCGTAAAGTCCGCAGGCCGGATTGCACCCTCGTTACTGTCGACCAC AACATCCCTACCACATCGCGAAAAAACTTCAAGAACGTTGACGAATTCATCGAGGAGAACGACTCCCGTCTGCAATGCTCTACCCTCGAAGAGAATGTCAAGGACTTCGGTCTGACATATTTTGGCATGGGTGACAAGCGCCAGGGTATCGTTCACGTTATCGGCCCCGAGCAGGGCTTCACCCTCCCCGGAACGACCGTCGTCTGCGGTGACAGTCACACTTCCACCCACGGTGCTTTTGGCGCTCTCGCTTTCGGTATTGGTACCAGTGAGGTCGAACACGTCCTCGCCACACAGACCCTTATCACCCGGCGCAGCAAGAACATGCGCATCCAGGTTGACGGTGAACTTCCTGCTGGAGTTACGTCCAAGGACGTCGTTCTACATATTATCGGTTTAATCGGAACCGCAGGTGGGACAGGATGTGTCATTGAGTTCTGCGGCTCAGTTATTCGTGGGCTGAGCATCGAGGCTCGGATGTCAATGTGCAACATGTCCATCGAGGGTGGTGCGCGTGCTGGCATGGTCGCACCTGACGAGATCACCTTTGAGTACCTGAAGGGCCGTCCTCTGGCCCCCAAGTACGACAGCGCTGAATGGAAAAAGGCCGTCAACTACTGGTCGAGCTTGGCTTCTGACGATGATGCTGTTTACGACAAGACTGTTTTGGTCGACGCCAAGGACATTGTCCCCACAATTTCCTGGGGTACATCTCCTCAGGATGTGATTCCTATCACTGGTGTTGTCCCTGGTCCCGACGATTTCGAGGATGAGTCCCGCAAGCTCGCTTGTACGCGGGCTCTCGAATACATGGGCCTGACTACCGGTACTCCCTTGAGGGATGTCACCGTCGACAAGGTCTTCATTGGTTCTTGCACAAACTCGCGTATTGAGGACTTGCGTGCCGCCGCCAAGGTGGTACGAGGCAAGCAGGTTGCTGCTAACATCAAGCGAGCCATGGTTGTCCCTGGTTCTGGTCTTGTGAAGCAGCaagccgaagctgaaggTCTCGACAAGATCTTTGTCGATGCCGGTTTCGAGTGGCGTGAGGCTGGATGCTCCATGTGCTTGGGTATGAACCCCGACATCCTCTCCCCCCAGGAACGTTGCGCCTCCACATCCAACCGTAACTTCGAGGGTCGCCAGGGTTATGGTGGCCGTACGCATCTAATGTCCCCGGCAATGgctgccaccgccgccatcgTCGGTAAGCTTGCCGATGTCCGTGAACACGTCCCCGAGAGCCCACGCCTTGGCAAGGTTCAGCCAAAGCTCGACGTCAGAcctgaagccgaagaagttgacacggaggaggagctggaccaCATCCTCGACCAACCCGCTGACGACCAACCCcacaccaacacctccgcacccacctcctcgtccactgGCCTCCCAAAATTCACAACCCTCAAAGGAATTACGGCCCCCATGGACCGCAGCAACGTTGACACCGATGCTATTATCCCTAAGCAGTTCCTCAAAACCATCAAGCGTACCGGTCTCGGCTCAGCCCTCTTTTATGAGCTCCGTTACAAGAATGGCGAAGAAAACCCCgacttcatcctcaaccagGGCATCTACCGCAACTCCAAGATTCTCGTCGTCACTGGCCCTAACTTCGGCTGCGGTTCCTCCCGTGAACACGCCCCCTGGGCCCTGCTCGACTTCGGTATCAAGTGTATCATCGCTCCCTCCTTTGCTGATATCTTCTACAACAACACATTCAAGAACGGCATGCTCCCCGTCGTCGTCTCTGACTCTGACCAGCTTTCCAAGATCGCCGACGAAGGCCGCGCCGGCCGCGAAGTCGAGATCGACCTCGTCAACCAGGAAATCAAGGACGCATCCGGTAACAAGCTTGCCTCTTTTGATGTGGACGGGTTCCGCAAACACTGTCTCGTCAACGGCCTCGACGACATCGGCCTAACCCTCCAGATGGCGGATAAGATCAAAAGTTTCGAGACCAAGCGGACGCTCGAGACTCCTTGGCTCGACGGCAAGGCCTACCTCAAGCGTGGCCGTCGTGGTGGGCCGACCATGGTCGAGGCTGCTCCTGTGCCGAAGACGAATCGGGGAGATGTCAAGGGTGAGCCTTTGGAGTGGTGA
- the AAD14_1 gene encoding aldo/keto reductase (COG:C;~EggNog:ENOG410PJ9A;~InterPro:IPR023210,IPR036812;~PFAM:PF00248): protein MSDFLKPAPEPRTELGRYRVLSSTAGIRVSPLQLGAMSIGDAWSGMMGSMDKDSSFKLLDAFVEAGGNFIDTANNYQSEQSETWLGEWMASRNNRDRMVIATKFTTDYKSHEVGKGNSPNCCGNHKRSLKMSLRDSLQKLQTDWIDILYVHWWDYTTSIEELMDSLHTVVEQGKVLYLGISDTPAWVVSAANTYARAHGKTPFSVYQGRWNVMLRDFERDIIPMALHFGMALAPWDVLGSGKFQTAKALEERRKKGEGLRAMLGAGEQSPDEARISEALAKVAAEHGIESVTAIALAYVLQKVPNVFPIVGGRKVEHLQDNIQSLKIKLTTEQVEYLESVRPLDVGFPHNMVGTDPKLSGVISPWVGFGSKVAVPPPVKGFTPQ, encoded by the coding sequence ATGTCTGACTTCTTGAAACCGGCCCCCGAGCCTCGAACCGAACTTGGCCGCTACCGAGTGCTCTCGTCAACGGCCGGGATCCGCGTGTCGCCTCTCCAGCTCGGTGCCATGTCCATTGGGGATGCCTGGTCCGGTATGATGGGGTCAATGGACAAAGATTCGTCCTTCAAACTTCTGGATGCCTTTGTTGAAGCCGGCGGCAACTTCATCGACACCGCCAACAACTACCAAAGCGAGCAATCGGAAACCTGGCTGGGCGAATGGATGGCCTCCCGGAACAACCGCGACAGAATGGTGATCGCCACGAAGTTCACAACCGACTACAAGTCCCACGAAGTGGGCAAGGGCAATTCCCCGAACTGCTGCGGCAACCATAAGCGCTCGCTGAAAATGAGTCTGCGGGATTCCCTCCAGAAGCTTCAGACTGATTGGATCGATATCCTCTATGTCCACTGGTGGGACTACACGACCTCTATTGAGGAACTTATGGACAGCCTGCATACCGTGGTTGAGCAAGGAAAGGTGCTATACCTGGGTATCTCGGACACCCCAGCTTGGGTGGTAAGCGCGGCGAACACCTATGCCCGTGCACACGGCAAGACTCCGTTTAGCGTTTACCAAGGCCGTTGGAACGTGATGCTTCGCGATTTTGAAAGAGATATTATCCCCATGGCCCTGCATTTCGGCATGGCCCTTGCACCCTGGGACGTGTTAGGCAGTGGCAAGTTCCAAACTGCaaaggccctggaggagCGCCGGAAGAAGGGCGAAGGACTGCGTGCTATGCTGGGCGCCGGCGAGCAATCACCGGATGAGGCCAGGATAAGCGAAGCTTTAGCTAAGGTGGCCGCTGAGCATGGAATTGAGTCGGTGACGGCTATCGCCTTGGCATATGTCCTTCAGAAGGTCCCCAACGTGTTCCCTATCGTCGGAGGACGCAAAGTGGAACATCTTCAAGATAACATCCAGTCGCTTAAAATCAAGTTGACGACGGAGCAAGTGGAGTATCTGGAAAGTGTTCGGCCTTTGGACGTGGGTTTCCCGCACAACATGGTGGGCACAGATCCTAAGTTGAGCGGAGTTATAAGTCCctgggttggttttggtAGCAAAGTAGCTGTGCCACCGCCGGTCAAGGGGTTTACACCTCAGTGA
- the ALG7 gene encoding UDP-N-acetylglucosamine--dolichyl-phosphate N-acetylglucosaminephosphotransferase (BUSCO:EOG09262QS5;~COG:G;~EggNog:ENOG410PG65;~InterPro:IPR033895,IPR000715;~PFAM:PF00953;~TransMembrane:11 (n17-29c34/35o44-65i86-107o143-162i174-195o215-236i243-262o274-293i305-323o329-349i404-422o428-455i);~go_component: GO:0016021 - integral component of membrane [Evidence IEA];~go_function: GO:0003975 - UDP-N-acetylglucosamine-dolichyl-phosphate N-acetylglucosaminephosphotransferase activity [Evidence IEA];~go_function: GO:0008963 - phospho-N-acetylmuramoyl-pentapeptide-transferase activity [Evidence IEA];~go_process: GO:0006487 - protein N-linked glycosylation [Evidence IEA];~go_process: GO:0006488 - dolichol-linked oligosaccharide biosynthetic process [Evidence IEA]): MTLATPNSLSHRETWSLLVLAGACLGVLVKTFEGEGAPLVPAVAFSGIAFSVTFSMIRWLGPVFIRAGLSGKDMAKPTRPVIPETMGAVCAVVYLLVLIFFIPFAFYKDIVAATSGGGNRDIVLEVHHVETGRTLHRFPHDRLASYLSGVLSLQCIVILGLGDDLLDIRWRHKVLIPAFGAIPMLMVYFVDFGVTHVVVPVPLQPYLGPFLDLGFLYYVYMGAVAIFCPNSINMLAGINGIEVAQSLVIALLLMLNDVLYLITPFRHPATDSHLFSLYFLIPFVGVSLALLCHNWYPSKVFVGDTYCYFAGMVFVVVGILGHFSKTLLLLFVPQIFNFVYSCPQVFHLIPCPRHRLPRFSAKSGLLDASVTEWEVPPSKLIGTALELLHRLRLARIKKNDSGQIIESSNLTILNLWLIWMGPMTEDRLALSMVLVQIVCGLFGLFVRHCLALLVFPSDNRTFGFIL, from the exons ATGACTCTCGCAACACCAAACTCGCTTTCCCACCGGGAGACCTGGAGTCTCTTGGTCCTGGCCGGTGCCTGCCTTGGCGTTCTGGTCAAGACCTTCGAGGGAGAGGGTGCGCCATTGGTCCCGGCTGTCGCTTTCAGTGGGATAGCATTTTCTGTGACTTTCAGTATGATAAGATGGCTCGGACCTGTCTTTATTCGAGCAGGCTTGAGTGGGAAGGATATGGCCAAACCAACTCGGCCAGTCAT ACCGGAAACCATGGGCGCTGTTTGTGCGGTTGTTTACCTTTTGGTTCTCATCTTCTTTATCCCCTTTGCCTTTTATAAGGACATCGTCGCGGCTACATCGGGTGGCGGCAATCGCGACATTGTACTTGAGGTTCATCATGTAGAGACAGGCCGGACACTGCACAGATTCCCTCATGATCGG CTTGCTTCATATCTTTCTGGCGTCCTATCGCTCCAATGTATTGTTATTCTTGGACTTGGCGATGATCTTCTCGACATTCGATGGAGACACAAAGTCCTCATTCCGGCTTTTGGTGCCATTCCAATGCTTATGGTCTACTTTGTAGACTTTGGTGTCACCCATGTTGTTGTCCCAGTGCCTCTGCAGCCGTATCTTGGGCCGTTTCTCGATCTTGGTTTCTTGTACTACGTTTACATGGGTGCAGTTGCGATCTTCTGCCCAAATTCGATCAATATGCTGGCGGGAATCAACGGCATTGAGGTAGCCCAGTCGCTTGTGATTGCGCTCCTACTGATGCTTAACGACGTGTTGTACCTGATTACGCCGTTCCGACACCCTGCTACCGACTCTCACCTTTTCTCCCTCTACTTTTTAATTCCGTTTGTTGGAGTTTCGTTGGCACTTCTCTGTCACAATTGGTATCCTTCAAAAGTATTCGTGGGAGACACATACTGTTACTTTGCAGGGATGGTCTTTGTTGTCGTCGGGATATTAGGTCATTTCAGCAAAACTTTGCTGCTCTTATTCGTCCCACAGATTTTCAACTTCGTTTACTCGTGCCCACAGGTATTCCACCTGATTCCCTGCCCTCGGCATAGACTCCCGAGGTTCTCTGCAAAGAGTGGGCTTCTGGACGCCTCAGTGACTGAATGGGAGGTACCCCCTTCAAAGTTGATTGGAACTGCTCTAGAACTGTTGCACCGACTTCGCCTAGCACGAATAAAGAAGAACGATAGCGGTCAGATAATCGAATCGAGCAATCTGACCATCCTAAACCTGTGGCTGATATGGATGGGGCCCATGACGGAAGACCGACTAGCATTAAGCATGGTATTGGTTCAGATAGTATGTGGACTTTTCGGTCTGTTCGTGCGTCATTGCCTCGCcttgttggtgtttccaTCGGATAACAGGACATTCGgctttattttatag
- the SEH1 gene encoding putative nuclear pore protein (SEH1) (COG:U,Y;~EggNog:ENOG410PGZ0;~InterPro:IPR036322,IPR037363,IPR001680,IPR037597, IPR017986;~PFAM:PF00400;~go_function: GO:0005198 - structural molecule activity [Evidence IEA];~go_function: GO:0005515 - protein binding [Evidence IEA];~go_process: GO:1904263 - positive regulation of TORC1 signaling [Evidence IEA]) encodes MSAGFSDFDSGHRDLVTVTKFNFYGNRIVTASSDHRMQVWDQKDGEWQLTDTWRAHDAEIRDATWNGPFTGQHIGSVGEDMKLKIWQEDVTQPPNSGRRFRSIFRLMAPQRHPYVSVDFRNIDLETWLAVITRDGFLRVMEPVSPDSLADWQPVDEFRVCSPPQRGEETSFKVQFHHDPTDITHSILPSWDRKSLSLVVAAMDSVKIFRTDANRRFYHAIELTGHGGLVRDISWANGSVRGYDLIASGCKDGFVRVFEVYTSLSSSTSRDSDRHHTQSLTASQSSRTTAQSGIGSALASRAPMSINNRPATGDSPFKHSFKEVACIDSKHLDVWQVGFSYAGDCLISSGDDGVVRFWKKALSGEWLEYAETEMADQENK; translated from the exons ATGTCTGCCGGGTTTTCCGATTTTGATTCTGGTCACCGCGATTTGGTGACCGTGACCAAGTTCAACTTCTATGGCAATCGCATAGTTACAGCTTCATCAGACCACCGCATGCAGGTCTGGGACCAGAAGGACGGTGAATGGCAGTTGACTGACACCTGGCGAGCACATGATGCGGAGATTCGTGAT GCAACATGGAATGGGCCTTTCACTGGCCAGCATATTGGCAGTGTGGGTGAGGACATGAAATTAAAAATATGGCAGGAAGATGTCACTCAGCCTCCAAATTCTGGTCGGCGTTTCAGGTCTATCTTCCGTCTGATGGCGCCACAACGACATCCATATGTCTCGGTTGACTTCCGCAACATTGACTTGGAAACTTGGCTTGCTGTAATAACGCGTGATGGCTTCTTGAGGGTCATGGAGCCTGTCAGTCCAGACTCGCTTGCGGACTGGCAACCCGTCGATGAATTCCGGGTTTGCAGCCCACCCCAAAGGGGAGAGGAGACGAGCTTCAAAGTGCAGTTTCACCACGACCCTACAGACATCACTCACTCCATTCTGCCCTCCTGGGACCGCAAGAGCCTGTCCCTTGTTGTTGCAGCTATGGACAGCGTGAAAATCTTCCGCACTGATGCAAACCGTCGTTTCTACCATGCAATAGAATTAACAGGGCATGGGGGCTTGGTTAGAGACATATCCTGGGCCAATGGCTCTGTCCGGGGTTATGATCTCATTGCTAGCGGGTGCAAGGACGGCTTTGTCCGAGTTTTCGAAGTCTATACCTCTCTTTCCTCTAGCACTTCCCGGGACTCCGACCGACATCATACACAGTCTTTAACGGCATCTCAGTCTTCCCGTACAACAGCACAGTCAGGAATAGGCTCTGCTCTTGCAAGTCGTGCGCCTATGTCCATAAACAACAGACCCGCAACTGGTGACTCCCCATTCAAACATTCTTTCAAGGAAGTCGCATGCATCGACAGCAAGCATCTCGACGTATGGCAGGTCGGATTTTCCTACGCTG GTGATTGCCTGATTTCTTCAGGGGACGATGGTGTTGTTAGGTTCTGGAAGAAAGCTTTATCTGGGGAATGGCTCGAGTATGCAGAGACAGAAATGGCTGACCAGGAAAACAAATGA
- a CDS encoding putative proline permease (COG:E;~EggNog:ENOG410Q1C6;~InterPro:IPR004840,IPR004841;~PFAM:PF13520,PF00324;~TransMembrane:11 (n3-13c18/19o28-46i80-101o107-124i136-156o189-211i232-251o279-302i332-353o359-382i402-424o436-455i);~go_component: GO:0016020 - membrane [Evidence IEA];~go_component: GO:0016021 - integral component of membrane [Evidence IEA];~go_process: GO:0006865 - amino acid transport [Evidence IEA];~go_process: GO:0055085 - transmembrane transport [Evidence IEA]) yields the protein MTVGPTLGTGVFVGTGQALAVGGPASLVFSYVFISALVYCVTTAIAEISTHSLTRNGAMITHTYHYTSTPIGFSISYLRWIALAMLVPFEVTTAMVNLALWEPSSSLALRMGAVIAVIFFFNMLPDKIFRRSQAFFTGIKFVTTIGLIIVSFYLAIRASQPDAKVGGFEYWNQPGPFNEFQLRGDLGRFLGLLYCILCSTIAFAFIPELTVQGAEQRDSEPGNSIFRSTRNSNLVMFALYIVGALATTVMSSHDNKSLTNSGTGAGLSPYVVGVNDSGIHLLPAVATGLIFLSSVASGRSFLHLSSRMLSSMAETGHAPAIFMFRNRWNVPYMSVGITTGFTWLAYLCMVTSSSAVYNYLMFFITTSAYLSWICSCISYIQFQRVIHKAAILPLHQSFVQPFGAWFGLVTSVILILLNLGQITVASRSQFNPRNAIPGFIAVGLFGLMYGGHRLVTAIRKKSAQLDTPAVEVRGGLDGDQSRGAAIEMRTRGREDEETTAPTPTSHRAMP from the coding sequence ATGACGGTGGGACCTACACTTGGGACAGGTGTGTTCGTTGGGACAGGCCAAGCACTTGCGGTTGGCGGTCCTGCATCGCTCGTCTTCTCTTATGTATTCATATCGGCATTGGTATATTGTGTGACAACTGCAATCGCCGAGATCTCAACCCACTCCCTCACTCGCAATGGGGCAATGATCACACACACCTATCATTATACTTCGACCCCCATAGGATTCTCGATATCCTATCTTCGATGGATCGCCCTCGCGATGTTAGTTCCCTTTGAAGTCACCACGGCGATGGTCAACCTTGCACTGTGGGAACCTAGCTCCAGTCTTGCGTTACGCATGGGTGCTGTCATCGCTGTGATATTCTTCTTCAATATGCTGCCCGACAAAATCTTTAGAAGATCGCAAGCTTTCTTTACAGGTATAAAATTCGTAACGACGATCGGACTCATCATTGTCTCGTTTTACCTCGCAATTCGCGCCAGTCAGCCCGATGCCAAAGTGGGAGGATTTGAATATTGGAACCAACCCGGCCCCTTTAATGAATTCCAGCTTAGAGGCGACCTGGGGCGCTTCCTTGGTCTGCTATATTGTATCCTCTGCAGTACGATAGCTTTCGCCTTCATCCCGGAGCTGACCGTGCAAGGAGCCGAACAACGCGATTCAGAACCTGGAAATAGCATCTTCAGATCCACCAGAAACAGCAATCTTGTTATGTTCGCACTCTACATAGTGGGTGCGTTGGCCACTACTGTGATGAGTTCTCATGATAATAAGTCGCTCACAAATAGCGGTACTGGTGCTGGACTCTCTCCTTACGTCGTCGGCGTCAATGACTCGGGAATTCATCTGCTACCAGCGGTTGCGACAGGCTTGATTTTCCTATCATCCGTGGCGTCCGGAcgctcttttcttcatctatCTTCGCGCATGCTGTCTTCGATGGCAGAGACCGGCCATGCTCCAGCAATATTTATGTTTCGCAATCGATGGAATGTCCCTTACATGTCGGTGGGCATCACGACGGGGTTCACATGGCTGGCGTATTTGTGCATGGTCACTTCGAGTTCGGCCGTGTACAACTACCTTATGTTTTTCATCACTACTTCGGCTTATCTTTCCTGGATATGTTCGTGCATCTCTTATATCCAATTCCAACGAGTGATCCACAAAGCGGCAATCCTGCCTTTGCATCAATCTTTCGTCCAGCCCTTTGGAGcatggtttggtttggttaCTAGCGTTATACTGATTCTGCTCAATCTCGGGCAAATTACTGTTGCCTCCCGCAGCCAGTTCAATCCTCGGAATGCGATCCCTGGCTTTATTGCCGTCGGCCTGTTTGGCCTCATGTATGGTGGGCATCGGCTCGTAACTGCAATCCGAAAGAAGTCTGCCCAGTTAGATACACCTGCAGTCGAAGTTCGAGGTGGATTAGACGGGGACCAATCTAGAGGCGCAGCCATCGAAATGCGGACAAGGGGgcgcgaggatgaagaaacaACTGCACCTACACCTACATCACACCGTGCAATGCCTTGA